In one window of Posidoniimonas corsicana DNA:
- a CDS encoding DUF1559 family PulG-like putative transporter — protein MAHTPTRRGFTLVELLVVIAIIGILISLLLPAVQSAREAARRSQCENNLKQIGLAVQMYHDAKGWMPPSRWGGSGGRVFSAHSLLLPYLEAGNEYDRIDFEVFWDSPENEYARGMVVAEFLCPSDSQTSFPPGYAGTNYEPCEGSDTTMQNGVMYGHSDVRIGQITDGTSKTACFSERLLGDWSNALASEFRDVFTPGTHPTSADEAMTMCAEMDYTNLSFQRFSNIGAPWLAGTSDHVAGYQHVSPPNSRSCHFPPGHSARGASSAHPAGVCLLRCDGSVALIQSSVDLPAWRALGSRSGEEVEYAIQ, from the coding sequence GTGGCTCATACCCCCACTCGACGAGGCTTCACGCTTGTCGAACTACTGGTCGTTATCGCAATCATTGGCATCCTGATCTCGCTGCTGCTGCCAGCGGTTCAGTCGGCGCGAGAAGCGGCGAGGCGATCGCAATGCGAGAACAATCTCAAGCAGATCGGCTTGGCCGTTCAGATGTACCACGACGCCAAGGGCTGGATGCCGCCCAGCCGCTGGGGCGGTTCCGGCGGTCGGGTTTTTAGCGCGCACTCGCTGCTGCTGCCGTACTTGGAGGCCGGCAACGAGTACGACCGCATCGACTTTGAGGTCTTTTGGGACTCTCCAGAGAACGAGTACGCCCGCGGCATGGTGGTCGCGGAGTTCCTCTGTCCCTCGGACTCTCAGACTTCGTTCCCGCCGGGGTATGCGGGAACCAACTACGAGCCTTGCGAGGGGAGCGACACGACCATGCAGAACGGCGTGATGTACGGGCACAGCGACGTGCGGATCGGCCAGATCACCGATGGAACCAGCAAGACAGCTTGCTTCAGTGAGCGTCTGCTGGGCGACTGGTCTAACGCGCTGGCGAGCGAGTTCCGCGATGTCTTTACGCCCGGCACGCACCCCACCTCGGCCGACGAGGCGATGACCATGTGCGCGGAGATGGACTACACGAACCTGTCGTTCCAGCGGTTCTCGAACATCGGGGCTCCGTGGCTGGCGGGGACGTCCGACCACGTGGCCGGCTACCAGCACGTGTCGCCGCCCAACTCCCGCTCCTGCCACTTCCCGCCCGGCCACTCGGCGCGGGGCGCAAGCAGCGCCCACCCGGCGGGCGTCTGCCTCTTGCGGTGCGACGGATCGGTGGCGCTCATCCAGTCGAGCGTCGATCTGCCCGCCTGGCGGGCGCTCGGTTCGCGTAGCGGAGAGGAGGTCGAGTATGCCATTCAGTAG